The following are from one region of the Nicotiana tomentosiformis chromosome 7, ASM39032v3, whole genome shotgun sequence genome:
- the LOC104114768 gene encoding ankyrin repeat domain-containing protein EMB506, chloroplastic isoform X1 — MEKIMVLQRNPTSLSTQLFPTTTAYNCSLSCSNVISFRFPRRINIVKIYSFQKFTKRTNVVNLTKASLWEDPDDGSDSEDDDEEEVEEENEMEEEEEEEEEDMDVKSKWDYGAENKATASSTNGLSSSNSEEEFMKEVEQLLSPEERAILYCNHTTELDKISTEKWNPLHTFALAGQIRFMDRLLEEGLDIDVVDKEGRTALHHAVFGKKEAVISHLLRKDANPQVRDLDGVTPLHYAVQVGAMQTVKLLIKYKVDVNVADNAGWTPLHVAMQSRNRDIAKILLVNGADKYRKNKDGNTPLDLSLCYGKDFKSYDLAKLLKLVPANREL; from the exons ATGGAGAAAATAATGGTGTTGCAGCGTAATCCAACTTCCCTATCCACGCAGCTATTCCCAACTACAACTGCTTATAACTGCAGTTTAAGCTGCTCCAATGTCATTTCTTTCAGATTTCCCAGAAGAATTAATATAGTCAAAATTTATTCTTTTCAAAAGTTTACTAAAAGGACTAACGTAGTCAACTTAACCAAAGCTTCTTTGTGGGAAGATCCTGATGACGGTAGTGATAGtgaagatgatgatgaagaagaagtggAAGAAGAGAATgaaatggaagaagaagaagaagaagaagaagaagatatggATGTTAAGAGTAAGTGGGACTATGGAGCAGAAAATAAAGCAACAGCTAGTTCTACAAATGGGTTGTCTAGTAGCAACTCTGAAGAGGAGTTTATGAaag AGGTAGAACAGCTTTTGAGCCCAGAGGAAAGGGCAATTTTGTACTGCAACCATACTACAGAGCTGGATAAGATATCAACT GAAAAATGGAACCCTCTTCACACTTTTGCACTAGCAGGGCAGATACGATTTATGGATAGACTTCTAGAGGAGGGTCTTGATATTGATGTTGTTGACAAG GAAGGGCGAACTGCTCTCCACCATGCGGTTTTTGGTAAAAAAGAGGCTGTCATCAGTCATCTTCTAAGAAAAGATGCAAATCCTCAAGTTAGGGATTTG GACGGTGTTACCCCGCTTCATTATGCAGTTCAAGTAGGAGCCATGCAAACTGTTAAGTTGTTAATCAAATACAAGGTTGATGTGAATGTTGCTGATAAC GCGGGCTGGACGCCGCTGCATGTGGCCATGCAAAGCAGAAACAGAGACATAGCCAAAATTCTTCTAGTCAATGGAGCAGATAAGTACAGGAAGAATAAG GATGGCAATACACCCCTTGATCTTAGCCTTTGTTATGGCAAAGATTTCAAGTCTTATGATCTGGCGAAATTACTGAAGCTCGTTCCTGCTAATAGAGAGCTGTGA
- the LOC104114768 gene encoding ankyrin repeat domain-containing protein EMB506, chloroplastic isoform X2, whose translation MEKIMVLQRNPTSLSTQLFPTTTAYNCSLSCSNVISFRFPRRINIVKIYSFQKFTKRTNVVNLTKASLWEDPDDGSDSEDDDEEEVEEENEMEEEEEEEEEDMDVKSKWDYGAENKATASSTNGLSSSNSEEEFMKEVEQLLSPEERAILYCNHTTELDKISTEKWNPLHTFALAGQIRFMDRLLEEGLDIDVVDKDGVTPLHYAVQVGAMQTVKLLIKYKVDVNVADNAGWTPLHVAMQSRNRDIAKILLVNGADKYRKNKDGNTPLDLSLCYGKDFKSYDLAKLLKLVPANREL comes from the exons ATGGAGAAAATAATGGTGTTGCAGCGTAATCCAACTTCCCTATCCACGCAGCTATTCCCAACTACAACTGCTTATAACTGCAGTTTAAGCTGCTCCAATGTCATTTCTTTCAGATTTCCCAGAAGAATTAATATAGTCAAAATTTATTCTTTTCAAAAGTTTACTAAAAGGACTAACGTAGTCAACTTAACCAAAGCTTCTTTGTGGGAAGATCCTGATGACGGTAGTGATAGtgaagatgatgatgaagaagaagtggAAGAAGAGAATgaaatggaagaagaagaagaagaagaagaagaagatatggATGTTAAGAGTAAGTGGGACTATGGAGCAGAAAATAAAGCAACAGCTAGTTCTACAAATGGGTTGTCTAGTAGCAACTCTGAAGAGGAGTTTATGAaag AGGTAGAACAGCTTTTGAGCCCAGAGGAAAGGGCAATTTTGTACTGCAACCATACTACAGAGCTGGATAAGATATCAACT GAAAAATGGAACCCTCTTCACACTTTTGCACTAGCAGGGCAGATACGATTTATGGATAGACTTCTAGAGGAGGGTCTTGATATTGATGTTGTTGACAAG GACGGTGTTACCCCGCTTCATTATGCAGTTCAAGTAGGAGCCATGCAAACTGTTAAGTTGTTAATCAAATACAAGGTTGATGTGAATGTTGCTGATAAC GCGGGCTGGACGCCGCTGCATGTGGCCATGCAAAGCAGAAACAGAGACATAGCCAAAATTCTTCTAGTCAATGGAGCAGATAAGTACAGGAAGAATAAG GATGGCAATACACCCCTTGATCTTAGCCTTTGTTATGGCAAAGATTTCAAGTCTTATGATCTGGCGAAATTACTGAAGCTCGTTCCTGCTAATAGAGAGCTGTGA
- the LOC104088059 gene encoding protein BUD31 homolog 2, whose translation MPKVKTNRVKYPEGWELIEPTLSELQAKMREAENDPHDGKRKCEALWPIFKIAHQKSRYIFDLYHRRKEISKELYEFCLDQGYADKNLIAKWKKPGYERLCCLRCMQPRDHNFQTTCVCRVPQHLREEKVIECVHCGCKGCASGD comes from the exons ATGCCTAAAGTAAAAACAAACCGTGTCAAATATCCAGAGGGATGGGAGCTGATTGAACCTACTCTTAGTGAATTACAAGCAAAAATGAGGGAAG CTGAGAATGATCCTCATGATGGCAAAAGAAAATGTGAGGCTTTGTGGCCTATTTTCAAAATTGCCCACCAGAAGAGCCGGTATATTTTTGATCTCTACCACAGGAGGAAGGAGATCTCCAAGGAATTATATGAGTTCTGCCTAGATCAAGGATATGCGGATAAAAATTTGATTGCAAAATGGAAAAAA CCTGGTTATGAACGGCTCTGCTGTTTGAGGTGCATGCAACCACGAGATCACAACTTTCAAACAACCTGTGTCTGCCGAGTTCCACAGCATCTTAGGGAGGAGAAGGTTATTGAATGTGTCCATTGCGGCTGTAAAGGTTGTGCAAGCGGAGATTAA